From a region of the Macrobrachium nipponense isolate FS-2020 chromosome 20, ASM1510439v2, whole genome shotgun sequence genome:
- the LOC135226471 gene encoding pro-resilin-like, whose protein sequence is MMTKICLLVALVAAVFGAPSQPQYGYAPPPSYEEPAKYDFNYAVKDDYSGNDFGHQEARDGYDTQGSYYVLLPDGRLQKVSYNVNGDSGFVAEVTYEGEAQYPEYHPAPSYA, encoded by the exons ATGATGACTAAG ATTTGCTTGTTGGTGGCTCTTGTGGCTGCAGTCTTTGGTGCTCCATCCCAGCCGCAGTATGGATACGCCCCTCCTCCATCCTATGAG GAACCAGCAAAGTACGACTTCAACTACGCCGTGAAGGACGACTATTCCGGCAACGACTTCGGCCACCAGGAAGCCCGTGATGGCTACGACACTCAGGGATCCTACTACGTCCTCCTTCCCGACGGCCGCCTGCAGAAGGTGTCCTACAACGTCAACGGAGACTCAGGATTTGTGGCTGAGGTCACTTACGAGGGAGAGGCTCAGTACCCAGAGTACCATCCGGCGCCTTCCTATGCTTAG
- the LOC135220370 gene encoding uncharacterized protein LOC135220370, with the protein MAQFDPVLKEHIAKVQGGASHTSYLGNIIQENEFIDCISKRVVECMTHGGESRINSVEVVRFQAAKVRDALLEVRGSTADPAIKIEAQALAEEVGSYRFSICTVVWYDILKKVQTVNKLLQSQCMQLDVAVDILKKAETSLVSYRDTGFADAQTSAKEIFEEMNAEAALKQKRL; encoded by the exons ATGGCTCAGTTTGACCCTGTTCTCAAAGAACATATTGCGAAGGTGCAAGGAGGTGCCAGTCATACATCCTACCTAGGCAATATTATTCAAGAAAATGAGTTTATTGACTGCATCAGTAAGAGGGTTGTGGAGTGCATG ACACACGGTGGGGAGAGTCGAATCAACAGTGTTGAGGTTGTAAGATTCCAGGCTGCAAAAGTGAGAGATGCTCTTTTAGAGGTGAGAGGAAGCACTGCAGATCCAGCTATTAAAATTGAAGCACAAGCCTTAGCAGAAGAGGTGGGATCATACCGGTTCTCTATTTGTACGGTGGTGTGGTATGATATCCTTAAAAAAGTTCAAACTGTGAATAAACTTCTGCAATCACAATGCATGCAACTGGATGTAGCTGTTGACATTCTCAAGAAGGCTGAAACCTCCCTTGTTAGCTACAGAGACACTGGGTTTGCTGATGCCCAGACATCTGCCAAAGAGATATTTGAGGAGATGAATGCGGAAGCTGCTCTTAAGCAGAAAAGACTCTGA
- the LOC135226479 gene encoding pro-resilin-like, with protein MIAKICLLLAFVAIVYGAPSQPQYGYAPPPSYEEPAKYDFNYAVKDDYSGNDFGHQEARDGYDTQGSYYVLLPDGRLQKVSYNVNGDSGFVAEVTYEGEAQYPEYHPAPSYA; from the exons ATGATCGCTAAG ATTTGTCTGTTGTTGGCCTTCGTGGCTATCGTCTACGGTGCTCCCTCCCAACCACAGTATGGATACGCCCCTCCTCCATCGTATGAG GAACCAGCCAAGTACGACTTCAATTATGCCGTGAAAGACGACTACTCCGGCAACGACTTCGGCCACCAGGAAGCCCGTGATGGCTACGACACTCAGGGATCCTACTACGTCCTCCTTCCCGACGGCCGCCTGCAGAAGGTGTCCTACAACGTCAACGGAGACTCAGGATTTGTGGCTGAGGTCACTTACGAGGGAGAGGCTCAGTACCCAGAGTACCATCCGGCGCCTTCCTATGCTTAA